The Deltaproteobacteria bacterium genome has a segment encoding these proteins:
- a CDS encoding branched-chain amino acid ABC transporter permease: protein MLQDIIINGLVNGSIYALLAIGFSLIFGVARIVNIAHTAFYMLAAYFIYIGFHYLGAPPVLAIVLAVPATVLTALVCFRLFIDPIQEHEAAVLIATIALAMVIQEALLVVFGGHYLGVPPLISGYVELLGVRVTKQHVLALGFVLVALALVWVLLMRTRIGLAIRVTAQDREIANLMGMDVRRVAMVTMAVSVMLAAVAGAIVVPLTVLDPHMWMHPLIMMLAIVVLGGVGSVKGSLLGSFILGFAEALVVFLIPMGAFLKGSVALSIMILVLLIRPEGLFGVAFEEER, encoded by the coding sequence ATGCTGCAGGACATCATCATTAACGGTCTTGTCAACGGAAGCATCTACGCGCTTCTGGCCATCGGATTCTCCCTCATCTTCGGAGTGGCCCGCATTGTCAACATAGCCCATACCGCATTCTACATGTTGGCGGCGTATTTCATTTACATCGGCTTTCATTACCTGGGAGCGCCGCCCGTCCTCGCCATAGTACTCGCCGTACCGGCCACGGTCCTGACGGCGCTTGTCTGCTTCAGACTGTTCATCGATCCTATCCAGGAGCATGAAGCCGCCGTGCTCATCGCCACCATCGCCTTGGCCATGGTCATTCAGGAGGCGCTGCTCGTGGTCTTTGGAGGGCATTACCTCGGAGTCCCGCCTCTGATATCGGGCTACGTTGAACTGCTGGGCGTCCGGGTGACCAAACAGCATGTTCTCGCCCTGGGATTTGTGCTCGTGGCGTTGGCCCTGGTCTGGGTCCTCCTGATGCGCACCAGGATCGGCCTGGCCATCCGGGTTACGGCCCAGGACCGGGAAATAGCCAACCTGATGGGCATGGACGTAAGACGGGTCGCCATGGTGACCATGGCCGTGTCCGTCATGCTGGCCGCCGTCGCGGGAGCCATCGTGGTCCCCCTGACGGTCCTCGATCCGCACATGTGGATGCACCCTCTGATCATGATGCTGGCCATCGTGGTTTTGGGAGGCGTGGGAAGCGTGAAAGGCAGTCTCCTGGGATCGTTTATCCTTGGATTCGCGGAAGCCCTCGTCGTGTTTCTGATCCCCATGGGAGCGTTTCTCAAGGGATCCGTGGCTCTCTCCATCATGATTCTGGTCCTTTTGATCCGCCCTGAAGGCCTGTTCGGCGTTGCGTTCGAGGAAGAAAGGTAG
- a CDS encoding beta-ketoacyl-[acyl-carrier-protein] synthase family protein, protein MKAPRNRRVFVVGYAAATPLGRTFQETFDRAAAGEAGFRRVTRCRIPEPHLQVVGEIPGWNPLDLDFVDEREARYWNAAFIHLTMAVCRDALSDAGLEMNGETSSRTACFIGSALNGHDAFRAASLSLQNDGPLKVSPFLLPNLCGNLPQGKAGALLGFTGVSFSPQGACASGNHALGVGARLIRDGDVDYVLAGGVDTSIIPEIIYGFANMNALVKVYEDDRAHQDPGQASRPFSSDRRGFVLSEGAGVIVLAAEETIKAHGLTPRAEIMGVGWTSDAYHYIRPHPPTIIRAIRQAIDDAELVPGDIQYVNCHGTSTLKGDEVEVDCLREVFGGDLSRIPISSNKSQIGHTLGAAAAVEGALTIEGMRRGLLLPTINHIPDPKFDGVDVVPNRARAANVELALSNAFGFGGTNCCVIFRGV, encoded by the coding sequence ATGAAGGCCCCTCGAAACCGCAGAGTCTTTGTCGTGGGTTATGCCGCGGCTACGCCCTTAGGCAGGACGTTTCAGGAGACCTTCGATCGAGCCGCGGCGGGCGAGGCGGGTTTTCGCCGGGTCACCCGCTGCCGGATACCCGAGCCTCATCTGCAGGTGGTGGGCGAGATTCCGGGGTGGAACCCTCTGGACCTGGATTTCGTGGACGAACGCGAAGCCCGGTACTGGAACGCCGCCTTTATTCATCTGACCATGGCCGTCTGCCGGGATGCCCTTTCAGACGCCGGGCTCGAGATGAACGGGGAAACATCTTCACGTACGGCCTGTTTCATCGGTTCTGCGCTTAATGGTCACGATGCCTTTCGGGCGGCCTCCCTCAGTCTCCAGAACGACGGCCCTCTCAAAGTCAGCCCTTTTCTTTTGCCGAACCTGTGCGGGAACCTGCCGCAGGGTAAGGCCGGCGCGTTGTTGGGCTTTACCGGGGTCAGTTTTTCTCCTCAGGGGGCCTGCGCTTCCGGCAACCATGCGTTGGGCGTTGGAGCACGCCTCATTCGGGACGGTGATGTGGATTATGTCCTCGCCGGGGGCGTGGACACATCGATCATTCCCGAGATCATTTATGGCTTCGCCAACATGAACGCTCTCGTCAAAGTCTATGAAGACGACCGGGCTCACCAGGACCCGGGCCAGGCTTCCCGGCCCTTCAGCAGCGACAGGCGCGGGTTCGTGCTGTCGGAAGGCGCCGGTGTGATCGTCCTGGCGGCCGAGGAGACGATCAAAGCCCATGGACTTACTCCCAGAGCGGAGATCATGGGCGTGGGCTGGACATCGGATGCGTATCACTATATCCGGCCCCATCCGCCGACCATCATCCGGGCCATCCGCCAGGCCATTGACGACGCGGAGTTGGTCCCCGGGGATATTCAGTACGTCAATTGCCACGGAACTTCCACCCTCAAAGGGGACGAGGTGGAGGTGGATTGTCTTCGCGAGGTCTTCGGCGGCGATCTATCCCGTATTCCGATTTCGTCCAATAAGTCCCAGATCGGTCACACTTTAGGGGCCGCCGCCGCAGTGGAAGGGGCCCTGACCATTGAAGGCATGAGGCGGGGATTGCTGCTGCCGACCATCAACCATATTCCCGATCCCAAGTTCGATGGAGTGGACGTGGTGCCCAATCGGGCCAGGGCGGCCAATGTGGAGCTGGCCCTGTCCAATGCCTTCGGGTTTGGCGGGACCAATTGCTGCGTGATCTTCAGGGGGGTGTGA
- a CDS encoding branched-chain amino acid ABC transporter permease, producing the protein MGSPVFYLRRLRTLIQTEVLVLPSRITVLVFSLGLLLLPLFTRDPYVLRILILTSIFAILAASWDLLSGFTGQINFGHALFFGVGSYSTALLNIHAHLPPWAGIPLGALGAVLAGLVIGIPCLRLRGTYLALTTLAFPIILLGVVFAIPGITGGELGISGLSRLSGSRVGDYYITVILMLGLGGVMWKITDSKTGIIFHAIREDELAVRASGLNTVRYKLLAFCLSSFFAGIAGGLYAHLMRTAGPSTLEVGTSFQVIIWAVFGGMVSIYGPIAGVFILFPLLEFLRILPKIRMLVFAFIVLLTLLYMPEGLIPWIRDKIEKECPRCKVRNAATRKTCRVCAASLEKA; encoded by the coding sequence ATGGGATCCCCTGTTTTTTATTTGCGCCGTCTTCGTACCCTGATTCAGACCGAAGTACTGGTCCTGCCGAGTCGCATAACCGTTCTGGTGTTCTCCCTGGGCCTGTTGCTGCTCCCGCTCTTCACCCGGGATCCCTACGTGCTTCGCATCCTGATCCTGACCAGTATCTTCGCCATCCTGGCCGCAAGTTGGGACCTTTTGTCCGGCTTCACGGGCCAGATCAACTTCGGCCACGCCCTGTTTTTCGGAGTGGGATCGTACTCCACCGCTCTTCTGAACATTCACGCCCACCTGCCCCCCTGGGCCGGCATACCGTTGGGCGCCCTCGGAGCGGTTTTGGCCGGACTGGTGATCGGCATACCCTGCCTCCGCCTCAGAGGGACCTATCTGGCGCTCACCACTCTCGCGTTTCCGATCATACTCCTGGGAGTGGTCTTCGCCATTCCCGGCATCACCGGCGGTGAACTCGGTATCTCAGGGCTCTCCCGGCTTTCCGGATCCCGAGTGGGTGATTATTACATTACGGTGATACTCATGCTCGGGCTCGGTGGCGTCATGTGGAAAATCACCGACTCGAAAACCGGAATCATTTTCCACGCCATACGCGAAGACGAACTGGCGGTTCGGGCCTCCGGCTTGAACACGGTCCGGTATAAACTCCTGGCCTTCTGCTTGAGCAGCTTTTTCGCGGGAATCGCGGGAGGTCTTTACGCCCATCTCATGCGCACGGCCGGACCCTCCACCCTCGAGGTGGGCACTTCATTCCAGGTGATCATCTGGGCCGTTTTCGGCGGTATGGTGTCGATTTACGGTCCCATTGCCGGTGTTTTCATCCTGTTCCCTTTATTGGAATTCCTCCGGATATTGCCCAAAATCCGGATGCTCGTCTTCGCATTTATCGTATTGCTCACACTTCTGTACATGCCCGAGGGCCTGATTCCCTGGATACGGGACAAGATCGAGAAGGAATGCCCCAGGTGCAAAGTACGGAATGCGGCCACGCGCAAGACTTGCCGCGTGTGCGCCGCTTCGTTGGAAAAGGCGTAA
- a CDS encoding ABC transporter ATP-binding protein: protein MLQVTKLTVCYDRAVIISDITLGVATGELVSLVGPNGAGKSTLLRAITGLVTWDKRIKRGTAGGDVTLEGTVVFAGKHIERTPAHEIVKLGLVHCPERRRPFRELTVLENLKAGAYLVSNKRRNREQLENIYELFPVLSGRSSQISGTLSGGEQQMLAIARALMSQPKLLCIDEPSTGLAPMLRKEVFLKILGIRNLGITVLVVEQEVRAVFKMTNRNYVLSSGKIIAQGTGDELLGDEVIRKTYLGL, encoded by the coding sequence CTGCTGCAAGTCACCAAACTAACGGTCTGCTACGACAGGGCCGTCATCATCAGCGACATCACCCTGGGCGTGGCCACCGGGGAACTGGTCAGCCTGGTGGGCCCTAACGGAGCGGGAAAATCCACGCTCCTGAGGGCCATTACAGGACTGGTGACCTGGGATAAGCGGATCAAACGGGGAACCGCCGGAGGCGACGTCACTCTGGAAGGCACGGTGGTGTTTGCCGGAAAACACATCGAGCGCACGCCGGCCCACGAAATCGTAAAATTGGGCCTCGTCCACTGCCCTGAACGAAGACGCCCGTTTCGCGAATTGACCGTACTGGAAAATCTGAAGGCGGGCGCTTACCTGGTGAGCAACAAAAGACGGAATCGGGAGCAACTGGAAAACATCTACGAATTGTTTCCCGTGTTGTCCGGCCGTTCCTCCCAGATCTCCGGAACCCTCTCGGGCGGAGAGCAGCAGATGCTGGCCATCGCCCGGGCCCTCATGTCACAACCCAAACTCCTCTGCATAGACGAACCCTCCACCGGCCTGGCCCCCATGCTCAGAAAAGAAGTGTTTCTGAAAATCCTCGGCATTCGCAACCTGGGAATTACGGTATTGGTCGTGGAACAGGAAGTCCGGGCCGTGTTCAAAATGACCAATCGGAACTACGTGCTTTCCTCGGGAAAGATCATCGCCCAAGGCACGGGCGACGAACTGCTGGGCGACGAGGTGATCCGGAAGACGTATTTGGGGCTGTGA
- a CDS encoding radical SAM protein codes for MNFSEILKLPGVRERWEKVRAYFFLRESTYDMTNRCNIRCEGCYYYRGDKQFAEESADPEAWTRLFRREKERGITYVVLAGAEPALVPELLQVCYGEIDLGSIATNGIKPIPESVGYKIHVSVWGNDETSKKIRGAADMLVRQMDNYKGDPRAVWVYTFTPGNVEESYEVVETLAQNDCRVTFNMFSSPVGYNGPLRHTRESRARVRRAMLDLMQEHSKHVLFTSYNAVVHTHDQGLHGLFSCPYPRMNPSEAIGLGRSFRQYRTNLEWDRSAACCVPDTDCPDCRHYASGSAVVTARMYRHASDPATFRSWLDYVDNYLAVWVMGYEKGENLCRDLIEPPPPAN; via the coding sequence ATGAATTTCTCTGAGATTCTGAAGCTTCCCGGTGTGCGGGAACGCTGGGAAAAGGTTCGCGCGTATTTTTTTCTTCGCGAATCGACCTACGACATGACCAACCGCTGCAACATCCGCTGCGAAGGTTGTTACTATTACCGGGGCGACAAGCAGTTCGCCGAAGAATCGGCCGACCCGGAGGCTTGGACCCGGCTTTTCCGCCGGGAAAAGGAGAGGGGCATCACCTACGTGGTTTTGGCCGGGGCCGAACCCGCCCTGGTTCCCGAGTTGCTCCAGGTTTGCTACGGCGAAATAGATCTGGGCTCCATCGCCACCAACGGGATCAAGCCTATTCCCGAAAGCGTAGGGTACAAGATCCACGTTTCGGTTTGGGGCAACGACGAGACTTCGAAAAAGATACGCGGGGCCGCGGATATGCTGGTCCGACAAATGGACAACTACAAGGGAGATCCCAGAGCCGTTTGGGTGTATACTTTCACGCCCGGGAATGTGGAGGAGTCTTACGAGGTGGTAGAAACGCTCGCCCAAAACGACTGCAGGGTCACCTTCAATATGTTCTCGTCGCCGGTAGGGTACAACGGCCCCTTGCGTCACACGCGGGAATCGCGAGCCAGGGTCCGCCGGGCCATGCTGGATCTCATGCAGGAGCACTCCAAGCATGTCCTGTTCACGTCGTACAACGCCGTGGTTCACACTCACGATCAGGGGCTGCATGGCCTCTTTTCCTGTCCCTACCCGAGGATGAATCCATCCGAGGCCATCGGCCTGGGCCGGTCTTTCCGGCAATACCGGACCAACCTCGAGTGGGACCGCAGCGCGGCTTGCTGCGTGCCGGACACCGACTGCCCGGACTGCCGGCACTATGCTTCGGGCAGCGCCGTGGTTACGGCGCGGATGTACAGGCACGCCTCGGACCCGGCCACTTTCCGGTCCTGGCTCGATTACGTGGACAACTACCTGGCTGTCTGGGTTATGGGCTATGAGAAAGGCGAGAACCTCTGCCGCGATCTGATCGAGCCGCCGCCTCCGGCCAACTGA
- a CDS encoding long-chain fatty acid--CoA ligase, translating into MDPKAVYLSKPWLKYYPEGVAAELDIPVRSIPEIFDEVSDRLQDKTALLFYGKKINYKNLREQADRFAAALADVGVAKGDRVALYLLNCPQYVIAYFGALKAGAAITPISPVYTSREVKHQLEDSGARTVVCQDILYDNVLKTGLELKNVILTNISEYLPGLKKLLGKSAFGKMSRERGAQTVQFEEGPGRYLFQSLLKKYPPSPPKIVIEPEQDIAALPYTGGTTGLPKAAILTHYNIISCQAMALAFWSSMLEEGKEVNLAFLPFFHIYGQVVVMLTSLIHGFTLVLFTTPDMDDILAAIERYQASGFYGVPTLYEYLKEYDKTDQVNWKRLKLIVCGADSLHESTVRDWERRTGTKIHEGYGMTETSAVSHATPLGLARTGSFGIPIPNQKAAVVSVEGVEFMPVGEEGELILSGPNIMQGYWKREEETREALIRIDGEKWLRTGDLVRMDEDGFFHFFDRKRDLIKYKGYSVFARHVEEVLYHHPKVKAAGVVGVPDPKVGQIIKAYVVLQSEARGKISEDQLKEYCKEKLAHYKVPKIIEFRGELPKTDVGKVSRRELREEAAGS; encoded by the coding sequence ATGGATCCCAAAGCGGTTTATCTCTCCAAGCCCTGGCTCAAGTACTATCCTGAAGGCGTTGCCGCCGAGTTGGACATACCCGTTCGCTCGATACCGGAGATCTTCGACGAGGTTTCGGATCGCCTCCAGGACAAGACCGCCCTCCTCTTTTACGGAAAGAAGATCAACTACAAAAATCTCCGGGAACAGGCGGACCGGTTTGCAGCCGCGCTGGCCGACGTGGGGGTGGCCAAAGGCGACCGGGTTGCTCTTTATTTGCTGAACTGCCCCCAGTACGTCATCGCCTATTTCGGGGCATTAAAAGCCGGAGCCGCCATCACGCCCATCAGCCCGGTCTATACCAGCCGGGAAGTCAAACATCAGCTCGAGGACAGCGGCGCCCGGACCGTGGTGTGCCAGGACATCCTGTACGATAACGTGCTGAAGACCGGCCTCGAACTCAAGAACGTGATTCTGACCAATATCAGCGAGTACCTGCCCGGATTGAAGAAACTGCTCGGGAAAAGCGCCTTCGGAAAGATGAGTAGGGAAAGAGGGGCCCAGACCGTCCAATTCGAAGAAGGCCCCGGACGTTATCTGTTTCAAAGTCTGCTCAAAAAGTACCCTCCGTCGCCGCCCAAGATCGTCATCGAACCTGAACAGGACATCGCCGCCCTTCCCTACACGGGCGGAACCACCGGGCTCCCGAAGGCGGCCATCCTCACGCACTACAACATCATTTCCTGCCAGGCCATGGCCCTGGCCTTTTGGAGTTCCATGCTCGAAGAGGGAAAGGAAGTGAACCTGGCCTTTCTTCCGTTCTTTCATATTTACGGCCAAGTGGTGGTCATGCTGACGAGTCTGATTCACGGGTTCACTCTCGTGCTTTTTACCACACCGGATATGGACGATATCCTCGCCGCCATCGAACGCTATCAGGCTTCGGGTTTCTACGGAGTCCCCACTCTCTATGAATATTTGAAAGAATATGACAAGACGGATCAGGTCAACTGGAAAAGGCTCAAACTCATCGTCTGCGGCGCGGACAGTCTTCACGAGTCCACGGTCCGGGATTGGGAAAGGCGTACCGGCACAAAAATCCACGAAGGCTACGGCATGACCGAAACCAGCGCCGTGAGTCACGCCACTCCCCTGGGCCTGGCCCGTACCGGTTCCTTCGGCATCCCGATCCCGAACCAGAAAGCGGCGGTGGTGTCGGTCGAGGGGGTCGAGTTCATGCCCGTGGGTGAAGAGGGTGAACTGATTCTCAGCGGCCCCAACATCATGCAGGGCTACTGGAAACGGGAAGAAGAGACCCGGGAGGCGCTCATCCGGATCGACGGCGAGAAGTGGCTTCGAACCGGGGACCTGGTCCGCATGGACGAAGACGGATTTTTCCACTTTTTCGATCGCAAGCGAGACCTGATCAAGTACAAGGGCTATTCGGTGTTCGCCAGGCACGTGGAAGAAGTGCTCTACCATCACCCCAAGGTCAAGGCCGCCGGCGTAGTCGGGGTCCCGGATCCCAAGGTGGGGCAGATCATCAAAGCGTACGTGGTGCTCCAATCCGAAGCCAGGGGCAAGATTTCCGAAGATCAGCTCAAGGAATACTGCAAGGAGAAGCTGGCTCACTACAAGGTTCCCAAGATCATCGAATTCCGCGGAGAGCTGCCTAAAACGGACGTGGGCAAGGTCTCCCGCAGGGAATTGAGGGAAGAAGCCGCGGGAAGCTGA
- a CDS encoding ABC transporter ATP-binding protein, translating to MDQPFLEIEDLSKAFGGLRAINSVRFSLNRDEIVGLIGPNGAGKTTLLRLIMGIVRPDSGTIRFKGKNITGLKTWEIVNRGIAGTFQNMRPFRRLPIIANVMVSCLCPRAMKRGEWVKRVEAKAMDALEFAGISDMALEKAATLSQGDLKRLEVARAIATEPELLLLDEPFGGLSPAETELMAASIGRLHKGGRFGRLHSEGPAMIIIEHKLQQLMKIVDRIIVLNFGAFIADGTPEEISKNPQVVEAYLGEESV from the coding sequence ATGGACCAACCGTTCCTCGAGATCGAAGACCTGTCTAAGGCTTTCGGAGGCCTCCGGGCCATCAATTCGGTCCGCTTTTCCCTGAACCGCGACGAAATCGTGGGGCTGATCGGTCCCAACGGCGCGGGCAAGACGACCCTGCTGAGACTCATCATGGGCATCGTGAGACCGGATTCGGGAACCATCCGATTTAAAGGGAAAAACATCACAGGGCTCAAAACCTGGGAGATCGTGAACCGCGGAATCGCGGGCACATTTCAGAACATGAGGCCGTTCCGCCGGCTGCCCATCATCGCCAATGTCATGGTCTCCTGCCTGTGCCCGCGGGCCATGAAGCGGGGAGAATGGGTCAAACGCGTCGAGGCCAAGGCCATGGACGCCCTCGAGTTCGCGGGCATCTCCGACATGGCCTTGGAAAAGGCCGCCACCCTCTCCCAGGGCGACCTCAAAAGGCTCGAAGTGGCCCGAGCCATCGCCACCGAGCCGGAGCTGCTCCTGCTCGACGAACCTTTCGGTGGATTGAGCCCGGCGGAAACCGAACTCATGGCCGCGTCCATAGGGCGTCTGCATAAGGGCGGACGGTTCGGGCGTCTGCACAGCGAGGGGCCCGCCATGATCATCATCGAGCACAAGCTTCAACAACTGATGAAGATCGTGGACCGCATCATCGTTCTGAATTTCGGCGCCTTCATCGCCGACGGAACTCCGGAAGAAATCTCGAAGAATCCCCAGGTCGTCGAGGCCTACCTCGGGGAAGAAAGCGTCTGA
- a CDS encoding polyketide synthase dehydratase domain-containing protein — protein MRTLNRTIAIGLYMADHRFLGRAVLPAVEALQLLAGEVKREWGLDVSQADTVEFLRFLDLPQTPAADVIVEMEWRGERILTRLCSTTGSRSGAMTRKLEQVRAAFGPDEGAPIPPQDFVVPGSGATLSVRPEDIYREAVPFGPAFRNIIGPAHLTADGASARVHAREIESLPGPSGSPFPLDAAFQLACLWGQRFRGLVGFPVGFARRRIFRLTESGRDYQAWVSAGRPEGDDLLFDLRLLDQDGRVMEAMEGLRMKDISRGRLKPPDWLIGEQAVAHLARLEDRGSAFPVSQAGGTFRGQGEDRKLG, from the coding sequence ATGCGGACCCTGAATCGGACCATAGCGATAGGTCTTTACATGGCCGACCACCGTTTCCTTGGCCGGGCCGTTCTGCCTGCAGTGGAGGCGCTCCAACTGCTGGCCGGGGAAGTGAAACGGGAGTGGGGCCTGGATGTGTCGCAAGCGGACACCGTCGAATTCCTGAGATTTCTGGATCTGCCACAAACACCTGCGGCGGACGTCATTGTGGAAATGGAATGGAGGGGGGAACGCATTTTGACGCGTCTCTGCTCGACAACGGGGTCCAGGAGCGGCGCAATGACCCGGAAACTGGAACAGGTTCGGGCGGCCTTCGGACCGGATGAAGGTGCACCAATTCCGCCCCAGGACTTCGTGGTCCCCGGATCGGGCGCGACGCTCTCGGTCCGGCCGGAAGACATTTACCGGGAAGCCGTGCCTTTCGGTCCGGCGTTTCGGAACATCATCGGCCCTGCTCATCTCACGGCGGACGGGGCTTCGGCCAGGGTGCACGCGAGAGAGATCGAATCCCTGCCCGGTCCGTCGGGGTCGCCTTTTCCTCTGGACGCGGCCTTTCAACTGGCTTGTTTATGGGGCCAGCGCTTCCGCGGCCTGGTGGGCTTTCCGGTGGGTTTCGCCCGGAGGCGGATCTTCAGGCTTACCGAGTCGGGCCGTGATTACCAGGCCTGGGTCTCCGCCGGCCGTCCGGAGGGGGACGATCTGCTTTTCGACCTGCGACTTTTGGACCAGGACGGCCGGGTCATGGAGGCGATGGAGGGGCTGCGCATGAAAGACATCAGCCGGGGCAGGCTGAAACCGCCCGATTGGTTGATCGGAGAACAAGCCGTGGCCCATCTGGCGAGACTCGAGGATCGGGGATCGGCGTTTCCGGTTTCCCAGGCCGGCGGGACGTTCCGGGGTCAAGGAGAGGATCGCAAGTTGGGTTGA
- a CDS encoding phosphopantetheine-binding protein, which produces MEGTIRAAASTNASIEEIQLNVARIMIQELKLEDVTPGSFDVEIDLIDELGIDSMDMATLALVLQDEYKITIREDDYPQLGAVRLIAQYILDRLG; this is translated from the coding sequence ATGGAAGGAACTATTAGAGCGGCCGCATCCACGAACGCGAGCATCGAGGAGATCCAACTCAACGTTGCCCGCATCATGATACAAGAACTCAAACTGGAAGACGTCACCCCCGGTAGCTTTGATGTGGAAATAGACCTCATCGACGAACTGGGCATCGACAGCATGGACATGGCCACCTTGGCCCTGGTGCTGCAGGATGAATACAAAATCACCATTCGCGAGGACGACTACCCGCAGCTCGGCGCCGTTCGTCTGATCGCCCAATACATACTGGACCGCCTCGGATGA
- a CDS encoding acyl-CoA thioesterase — translation MRPKPMRLVDFNGNGPYLRDEATGLVWHRTELRVLYADTDCSGAVYHSNHLRYFEQGRATLMRCIEHPYSAVEQAGFIYPVVNTGVNYYEALTYDDLVWVLTKPGELERVRIRFDYVILRQRNPRPAADGFTVHCTLNRKRIPVPVDEYTLQTWRNFPK, via the coding sequence GTGCGGCCCAAACCCATGCGGTTGGTGGATTTCAACGGCAACGGGCCTTACCTCCGCGACGAGGCCACGGGTCTGGTGTGGCACCGGACCGAACTGAGGGTCTTGTACGCGGATACCGATTGTTCCGGCGCGGTCTATCATTCCAACCACCTGCGATACTTCGAACAGGGCCGGGCCACGCTGATGCGGTGCATCGAGCACCCCTACAGCGCCGTCGAACAAGCCGGATTCATCTACCCGGTGGTCAATACGGGAGTCAATTATTACGAAGCGTTGACCTATGACGACCTGGTCTGGGTGTTGACCAAGCCGGGGGAACTGGAACGGGTGAGAATCCGGTTCGACTACGTCATCCTAAGGCAAAGAAACCCGCGGCCGGCGGCCGACGGGTTCACCGTACACTGCACTCTGAACCGGAAGCGGATACCCGTACCCGTGGACGAATACACCCTCCAGACTTGGCGGAATTTCCCCAAGTAA
- a CDS encoding ABC transporter substrate-binding protein, translated as MKRRNLLQRILCFSVIVVFMSIPAWGADTIKIGVLGPMAFTQGEGHWNGATLAADEINAQGGVTVNGAKRQIELIKVDTNEFLSVPDATNAVELAISRFNADFLTGGFRTEAVTVMQDIAMDNKKIFLGCGAAHPELCERVATDYNRYKYWFRVTPINSKFLVKVDFILLGTVAKIMATQLNIPKIKVAIVAEQAAWNEPIVSVAQKKLPEMGMEVVGVWRPSPVATDVGAELSAVQRAGAHIIFTSFSSSVGIPFAKQLGELKIPAAPVGINVEAQKQSFYDATGGKGDYTLTINTYARVKITDATIPFFDSYLKRFGEAPNYTAGTYEALHILKEAIERANSLDSDKVVMELEKTDRPGTAGRLVFTKDHDVTWGPGYVTGLGTQWQDGKNQCVWPMGWEGVTYEGVVPYKLPPWIVEHYKK; from the coding sequence ATGAAAAGACGTAACCTTCTCCAACGGATTCTGTGTTTTTCTGTTATTGTGGTTTTCATGAGCATTCCCGCATGGGGCGCGGACACGATCAAGATCGGCGTGCTGGGCCCCATGGCGTTCACGCAAGGGGAAGGCCATTGGAACGGGGCCACTTTGGCCGCGGATGAAATAAACGCTCAGGGCGGTGTCACCGTGAACGGTGCCAAGCGGCAGATCGAATTGATCAAGGTCGACACCAACGAGTTTCTCAGTGTGCCGGACGCCACCAACGCCGTCGAGCTGGCCATCTCTCGCTTCAACGCGGACTTCCTGACCGGCGGGTTCAGAACGGAAGCGGTCACGGTGATGCAAGACATCGCCATGGACAACAAGAAGATCTTCCTGGGCTGCGGTGCGGCTCATCCCGAGTTGTGCGAGCGCGTGGCCACCGACTACAACCGCTATAAGTACTGGTTCCGCGTTACTCCCATCAATTCCAAGTTTCTGGTAAAAGTGGATTTCATCCTCTTGGGCACGGTGGCCAAGATCATGGCCACCCAGCTGAATATACCCAAGATCAAAGTGGCCATTGTGGCGGAACAAGCGGCCTGGAACGAGCCCATCGTCAGCGTCGCCCAGAAGAAATTGCCGGAAATGGGCATGGAGGTGGTTGGAGTATGGAGACCCTCTCCCGTGGCCACGGACGTGGGCGCCGAGCTGTCCGCCGTTCAGCGCGCCGGAGCGCACATCATCTTCACGAGTTTCTCTTCCTCCGTGGGAATCCCCTTCGCCAAGCAGCTCGGCGAACTCAAGATCCCGGCCGCACCGGTGGGTATCAACGTAGAGGCTCAAAAGCAGAGTTTCTATGACGCCACCGGAGGCAAGGGCGATTACACGCTCACCATCAACACCTACGCACGCGTTAAAATCACGGACGCTACGATCCCGTTTTTCGACAGCTACCTCAAACGATTCGGTGAGGCTCCCAACTACACCGCCGGAACCTATGAAGCCCTCCACATTCTGAAAGAAGCCATCGAACGGGCCAACTCGCTGGATTCGGACAAGGTGGTCATGGAACTCGAGAAGACGGACCGGCCCGGAACCGCCGGCCGCCTCGTATTCACCAAGGATCATGACGTCACTTGGGGACCGGGGTACGTCACCGGACTCGGAACCCAGTGGCAGGACGGAAAAAACCAGTGTGTCTGGCCCATGGGATGGGAAGGCGTAACCTACGAGGGTGTCGTTCCTTACAAACTGCCCCCTTGGATCGTCGAGCATTACAAGAAATAA